One Anaeromusa acidaminophila DSM 3853 genomic window, AACGGATAAACGCTGAAAGCATCTAAGCGTGAAACCAGCCTTAAGATGAGGTCTCTCACAGACTCGATCTGGTAAGGCCCCTCATAGACGATGAGGTAGATAGGCCAGGAGTGTAAGGCGAGCAATCGCTTCAGCGGACTGGTACTAATCGGCCGAGGGCTTGATTTAATAAGCAAGCGAACCCCTGACAGCGCAGCTGAAGGGTGTGAGTCGCTTAGTTCTGAGCGAAAGTGAAGAACTTCTACTTCTCAAACAATCGATCTTCTTTCTGTGTGGAGTTTTGAGGGAGCATGCAAATGCAAACTCAGTAAGACAATCCGGTGACGATAGCTGTGGGGTTCCACCTGTTCCCATCCCGAACACAGCAGTTAAGCCCACATACGCCGAAAGTACTTGGCTGGAAGCGGCCTGGGAGGATAGGTAGTTGCCGGTTTATTCCTCGATAGCTCAATCGGTAGAGCACGCGGCTGTTAACCGCGGGGTTGTAGGTTCGAGTCCTACTCGAGGAGCCAGTTTTATCGAAGCCGTACATTAGTACGGCTTTTTTTATTTGCTCTATTCTTGCATCTGACCTTCTCTTGCGGTAAAATTAGCAAGAGTGAAAAGTATCACAAGGAGCGTTATTGATGATTGAAATTGCCATTTGTGTAGGAAGCGCCTGTCATTTGAAGGGCTCTTACCAAGTGATGCACGCCTTTAAATCTCTTTTGGAACTGCACCGTTTGGAAGGACGATTGGTGGAGCTAAAAGGAGCTTTTTGTCAGGGAGACTGTACAGAGGGTGTCGTTGTTCATATCAATGGAGAGCGAATTACCCGAGTTTCACAAGATAAAGTGTTTGAACTTTTTCAAGCAAAGGTGCTGGGGAGACAGTTATGAATATTATTCGTACGCTCAAGGTTAATTGCAAAGATTGTAATCGTTGTGTACGATCTTGCCCGGTAAAGGCTATTGGCGTCAGCCGGCATCATGCGTATGTGCTGGAAGAACGGTGTATTCTCTGTGGGAAGTGTGTTGCAGAATGTCCGCAAAATGCCAAGCAGATTCGCAATCAACTCAATGACGTTCAGCGTTGGCTTCAAGGGAAACGGCCAGTTTATTTAAGTCTGGCTCCTTCTTTCCCGGCATTTCCAGCCCTTGGCGCGGCGGAAACGCTGCCGGAACGATTAGTTTCTTTGGGCTTTGCCGCTGTAGAATGTACTACGGTAGGAGCGGATCTTATAATGGAAGAGTATCGGCATTTGGTAGAAACTAAATCTCATCCGATTCTTTCTTCCTGTTGCCCAGTAACTGTCGATTTGGTTAATAAGTATTACCCGCAAGTTTCATCTTGGCTGGCGCCTGTAATTTCGCCCATGCAGGCGCATGCAAAGGATATTAAGCAGCGCTGTCCGGAAGCTAAAGTTGTTTTTGCCGGGCCTTGTTTAGGGAAAATGGGAGAATTAAAAGAGTCTTTTAATTCGGTAGATGCGGTATTAACTTTTTCGCAGCTTCAAGAATGGCTGCTGCAAAGTTCTCCCAATGCCTTAGTACAGAAAAATTCTTGGCGTGAAGGCGTTCATACTCGTTCCTTTCCGCTTAGCAGCGGCATTACCCGCTCGTTTTTGACGTGGGACGGTATGAGCGAAGATGTGGTTATTGCTGATGGCTTGGAACGCTGTACGGAACTATTGCAAGGCTTGTGCCGCCATGAGGTTCGGCCTCGTTTTGTAGAACTCTTGGCTTGTCCTGGAGGATGCTTAGGCGGTCCGCTAGGAGGGCAGGCGGATTGCCTGGCCGCACGACGTGAAGCCATTCTGCAGTATTGGCGCAAAGTTGAAGACTCGAAACCTTCTTTGGCCCAGGGAAAGCCTTCTTTGAACGTGACAAACCAAGTGGAATTGGGAAGAACGCAATTGCCAAGACCAACACAGTTTGCGGCGCCGCCGGAGGCGGAGATTCGGGCTATTTTGAGCCAAATCGGCAAATATACCCAAGCGGACGAGCGAAATTGCGGCGCTTGCGGCTATTCAACCTGCCGCGAGAAAGCGACGGCCGTATATTATGGCGTAGCGGAAACGACTATGTGTGTGCCGTATATGCGCTCCAAAGCGGAGTCGTTTGCGAAAATTATTGTGCGCAATTCTCTTAACGCTATTATTGCCGTGGATTCCGATATGATCGTTCAAGAGTGCAACCCGGCGGCGGTGCATATGTTCTCAGGCAGACAGGCGTTGCGGCGCGGGCGCCCATTAGGGAGCTATTTTTCGCCTGATTTGTTTATGGAAGCTTTGCAAAAGAATACAAAGCTAATTGGCAAACGTGTTGAGTATCCAGAACACCAGTTAGTAACCGAGCAAATGATCTTGCCGGTTCCAGAACACAATTTGGTTATTGGCATTATTACGAATGTAACCGCGCAAGAAAAGCGCCTTCAGGACTGGGAAAAAACGAAGGCGGAGACGATGGACAAAGCCAACGCTATTATTCGTCAGCAAATGCATGTCGCTCAAGAAATTGCCGGGCTTTTGGGAGAAACAACAGCGGATACCAAAGTGGCTCTGCTTGAATTGATGCATCTGCTTCACGACAAGGAGGAGCGTTAATGCTGTTTCATGCGGATGTGGCGGTCCGGCAGCTAAATAAGCACGGTGAAGAGCTTTGCGGCGACCATGTAAATATTACGCGTACAGCGGATGACACCTTTATTGTTCTTTCCGATGGCTTGGGCAGCGGCGTAAAAGCGAATATCCTTGCCACCTTAACGACAAAAATTGCGTCTTCTATGTGCCGCAAAGGCATTGCCATGGAAGACGTGGTAGCCACGATAACAGAAACTTTGCCGGTCTGCCGACAACGGAAAATTGCCTATTCGACCTTGCATTTGCTGCATTTGCAGGCAGATGGGCAGGCTAAAATTGTAGAATTCGATTGTCCGCAGACTTTCTTGTGTCGTGATGGCGTTGTAATTCCCGTACCTACGGAAGAAAAAGAAATTGCCGGTCGTCTTGTGCGTGAAGGTTCATTACGGCTGGTAGAAAACGATCTCCTTATTGCCGTCAGCGACGGCGTCATTCACGCCGGCATCGGCGGTTTGCTGAATCTTGGCTGGGGCTGGGAAGGCATTGCCGAGCAATTGCGGCAAATCATGCTTCAGCCTGCGCCATGCGCGCGAGAGGTCAGCCAGAGTTTGATTTCCTGTTGTGAAGGCTATTATACAGGAAGACCAGGAGATGACTCCACGGTTGTGGCGGTAAGGTTACATCCCCCACGGTGCCTTACGCTGATGGCTGGGCCTCCTCAAGACCGCCGTGCTGACTCCAGGGTGGTTTGGCGCTTGTTGAGTCAAACCGGGAAGAAAGCCATTGCCGGGGGAACCACGGCTAGGATTGTAAGCCGTATCACCGGGCGTGAATTGCGCGTGCTCGGCGTATATGAGGACCCGCAAATACCGCCAATCGGAAAACTAGAGGGTGTTGATTTGGTAACAGAAGGCTTATTGACTTTAAATGCCGTGGGAGAACGTTTATTATCCGAGGAGGAGCTGAGAAATTCTCGTAAACGAGATGGGGCGACTCTTTTGGCTCAGGAATTATTACAAGCGGACCGCATTACTATTTTGGCAGGCAAAGCATTGAACGAGGCGCATGCGCAAGCGTTGCACTTGCCTTTCCAAGTTCATTTAAAAAGTCAGGTACTGCAACGCTTGGCTGGACAATTAGAAGCCTTGGGGAAAACTGTGGTGTTGGAATGGTTTTAAATTGATTGGTGACTAGAAAGTAATAACAGTTTTTGTTTTGCAATGAAATGTGAATTGAATGAGAGAGGGTAGGTTCTAAAATCATGGCTCATATAACTGAAATTGTATCAATTCGGCGGAGTGTATTGGCAGAATTAGCAAAATTAACCCGTGAGGGTAATTTAGTTGCTGAAATTGAAAATTCGGCGTTTAGTTTGGTTAGTGAAAACGGCAGTCGTTATCGGTGCTGCGTGCATAAAGAACGAGCTGTATTGAAGGAACGTTTTAATTTGGCGATGGGGCAGGAAGTGGATATGCCCCTGGCGGAAGCGGCGCAGCGCACTTTGGCAGGGCAGTATGCTCAGATGCCGATTATTAGCGTTTTGCCCGAAGCTTGCGACCAATGTCCAATCGATAAATTTTTCGTTACCAACGCCTGCCGCAATTGCATTGCCCACAATTGTAAAAACAGTTGTCCTAAAAACGCAATTATGATTGTGCAAAATCAGGCTTATATCGATAAAACCAAGTGTGTGGAATGCGGTATGTGTAAAAAATCCTGTTCCTATGGTGCGATTATTGAGGTCAACCGTCCCTGCGAGGGCGCTTGCGAACTCAAAGCTATCAAAGCTGGCGCTGATCGTAAAGCGGTTATTGATTACGATAAATGCGTACAATGCGGCGGTTGTAAAGTTGCGTGTCCTTTCGGCGCGATTTCTGATAGAACCTATTTAGTGCAGGTTTTACGGGCGATTGATGCTGGGAAACAAGTACATGCCTTGTTGGCGCCTGCGTTTATCGGTCAGTTTGGCGCTAAGGTACAGCCCGGTCAAGTTGTTGCGGGCTTGAAAAAAATAGGATTTTCCGAGATCGAGGAAGTGTCCTTTGCAGCTGACATCGTTACACTGGAAGAAGCAAAAGAATTTGCAGAAACAGTACCTCAAGAACGTCCTTTTATGACTACGTCGTGCTGTCCGGCTTTTGTGGGCATGGTGGATAAGCATTTGCCCCAAGTAAAAGAATTAGTATCAAGCACAGTATCGCCTATGATTGCCGCCGGCAAGGTGGTAAAAGAAAAAAATCCCGAGGCGGTTACCGTCTTTATTGGCCCCTGCGTAGCTAAAAAATATGAAGCGGAAGTTAAAGGACAGGGAGTAATTGACTATGTGCTAACTTTTGAGGAGCTTCAAGGAATCTTTGAGGGCTTAGAAATTGATTTAAGCGCCATAGAGGCAGTTCCTTTTCAAACCGCGGCTTCTCGTGACGGCAATATTTTTGCCAGAGCAGGCGGTGTGGAACAAGCTGTAAAAGATACGGCATCACAACTGGCGCCTGAACTTGAAGTTTGCTCGCAGCGCAAAGAAGGTTTGGGCGAATGCCGCATGCAGCTATTGCTGATGAAAGCAGGGAAAGTTCCCGGCAATTTCTTTGAAGGCATGGCTTGCCAAGGAGGCTGCGTTGGCGGTCCCGGTTCTATTGCGGATTATCGGGTTACCAGCAAGCTGGTTGATAAATTTGGCGGTTCGGCGCAAGTGACTACGGCTCCAGAAAATGAGGCGGCCAATGAAGCGGCGCAACAGCAAAACAACTGGCATCATCACAAGTGATTTTGCCAAATTCGTCGAAATATGATATCATTATTCCCGCTTAGTATTGCTGGGAGGGGAAAACAATGTCAGGACATTCCAAGTGGGCTAATATTAAACATAAAAAAGGGAAAATGGATGCCATTCGCGGCAAAATTACTACCAAAATAGCTAGGGAAATCACGGTTGCCGTGCGCATGGGCGGCGCGGATCCAACAGGCAATATGCGTTTAAAACTGGCTTTGGGCAAGGCGAGGGAAAACAATGTTCCCAAAGACAACATTCAACGAGCCATTCAAAAAGGTCAGGGCTCTTTGGAAGGCAGCAACTATGAAGAGCTGACTTATGAGGGGTACGGCCCAGGGGGCGTAGCGCTGATTGTGGAGGTAATGACCGATAATCGCAATCGTACTGCTGCTGATTTGCGTCATCTTTTTTCAAAAAATGGCGGCAATATGGGCGAAAGCGGTTGCGTGTCTTGGATGTTTAATCGCAAAGGTCTATTTACCCTGGAAAAAGAAGATTCTTTTGACGAAGACGAACTGATGATGACGGTTCTTGAAGCTGGAGCTGACGATATGTCAGTAGAAGACGAAGAAGTGGAAGTACTTACTTCGCCAGAGGCCTTTGCCGCAGTGCAAGAAAAACTGGAAGCGGAAAAAGTAACGATTCTGTCCGCTCAGTTGGGCTTGTTTCCAGATACCCGCATAGCAGTGTCAGGAGATGATGCGACCAAGCTGATGAAGCTCTTGGATGCATTGGAAGACCATGACGATGTGCAGGAAGTATATGGAAACTTTGATCTTCCAGAAGATGAAATCTAAATTTGGGGCGGCGCGAAGCGCCGCTTTCTTTACTGTCAGCAGGAGTTTCCTGAAATAAAGCGAATCTATGTTCTTGTACGCGTCTGTGCGTTACAAGGAGGGGCTTTGGTGTTATGCGTATTTTGGGAATTGACCCGGGGACAGCGATTTGCGGCTATGGCTGCGTAGAATGGATACAGGGGCGGTTGCGTCCTGTTGCTTATGGCGCTATCCGTACAGGACCTGAACTGCCGTTGGAAAAACGCTTACTGCTGATTCACGAGCGACTACAGAAGTTGCTGACAGAGCTCCAGCCGGAGCGAATCGGCGTGGAGCAATTGTTTTTTAACCGGAATGTAACTACCGCCATGGCGGTAGGGCAGGCTAGAGGCGTTATTCTATTAGCTGCTGCACAGGCTAATTTGCCTCTTGAAGAATATACTCCGGGTCAGATTAAGCAGGCAGTGACAGGCTATGGAAAAGCGGATAAAGGACAGGTTACAGGGATGACAGTGCGCCTTTTGGGGTTGAAGGAAACACCTAAGCCGGATGATGTGGCGGATGCTCTGGCAATTGCTATTTGTACGGCCCATTGCTGTGAACAGCGCAATGTTTGGCCGAGGAGGTAACGAAAATAATGATCGGATTTCTTCGGGGCCGGGTAGCGCAGCTACAGCCGGAAAGATGTTTTTTGGATGTTCAGGGTGTTGGTTATCGTTTGGCTGTTTCTGAACAAACCAGACGTACGTTGTCAATGGGACAAGATGCAATGCTCTTTACTCATTTGCAGGTTCGAGAAGACGCTTTATCTTTATTTGGTTTTTCCCAAGAAGAAGAGTACGAGCTTTTTTTGCATTTAATCGGTGTCAGCGGTATTGGGCCTAAATCGGCTCTGGCTATTCTGTCGGCCATTCAGCCGCAGGAACTACGCCGTGCAGTGTGCCAAAAACAGACTGCTTTGTTGGTGAAGCTTCCTGGAATCGGTAAAAAAACTGCTGAAAGGCTTGTGCTGGAATTAAAGGACAAGTTGGGGAGCATTCCCGACTGGGATGATGCAGAAGAACAGGCGCTTTCCGCTCAAGCTGATACAGGATCTTCCTTGGATGAGGCCTTACTGGCTTTGGAATCTTTAGGCTATGGACACAGTGAGGCGATAACAAGCCTGCGTAAGTTTGCCTCTGAATCGTTGGCGGTGGAGGAATTAATCCGTAAAGCCTTGGGTGATTTGAGCGGTGGGAGGCAGTGATGGAAGAAACACGCATCATTGGCGGCGATGAATTAGCTGGAGATAACTGGCAATTTAGTTTGCGCCCTAAACGTCTTCAGGAATATATCGGCCAGGATCAAGTTAAACAAAATCTTTCTATTTTTATTCAGGCGGCTTTGGCCCGCCAAGAGGCGTTGGATCATGTGCTTTTTTACGGTCCGCCTGGTTTAGGGAAAACGACCTTGGCTGGTATTATTGCGAATGAATTAGGGGTACAGCTACGCATTACATCCGGTCCTGCCATTGAACGACCAGGTGATTTGGCGGCGCTTCTTACTAACTTGGGAGAAAAGGATGTTCTCTTCATTGATGAAATTCACCGCCTTTCACGGCATGTTGAAGAAATTCTTTACTCAGCAATGGAAGATTACGCCTTAGATATTATGATTGGCAAAGGGCCCTCAGCTCGCTCTATTCGCTTGGATCTTCCTCCCTTTACCTTAATCGGCGCCACAACAAAAGCGGGGGCTCTGGCGTCGCCGTTGCGGGATCGGTTTGGCGTTATGTGCCGCTTAGAATATTATACTCCTGAGCATTTGTCTCACATTGTAACCAGGGCGGCTTCGCTGCTGAATATTGAAATTGAGGAGAGAGGCGCTTGGGAGATTGCGCGTCGTTCTCGTGGTACGCCGCGGGTAGCTAACCGTTTGTTAAAACGTGTGCGCGATTATGCGCAAATTGCCGGAGACGGCATTATTACTTCCGAAATTGCTGATAAGGCATTAGCGATGCTGGAAGTGGACGCAGCTGGTTTGGATCGTACGGACCGAGCCATGCTGGAGGCGATTATTCGTCGTTTTGGCGGCGGTCCTGTGGGCTTGGATACCTTAGCGGCTGCGATTAGCGAAGAAACCGAAACTGTGGAAGACGTCTACGAACCATTTTTGCTGCAGCTTGGATATTTGCAGCGAACTCCTCGCGGCCGTACTGCTACGATGCAAGCATATGAACATTTGGGAATTCCCTTTCCGGGCAGCGCTTCTGCCCAGCAGGACGAGTCGGCTTTGTTTTAAGGAGGCTTTCGGCCATGAATATACTACTTCATATTTGTTGCGGCCCTTGCGCTATTTATCCCTTGCAGGCTTTGCGAGCGGAGGAAGGTGTTACCTCGGTAACCGGTCATTTTTTTAATCCTAATATTCATCCATATAAGGAATTTCAAAGGCGTTTGGATACGCTACGCACCTGGGCGGAAGAGGAAAAGTTGGAACTTTTGACAGATACACGCTACTTGTTGGAAGAATTTCTGAGCGGCGCGTTACAG contains:
- a CDS encoding (2Fe-2S) ferredoxin domain-containing protein produces the protein MIEIAICVGSACHLKGSYQVMHAFKSLLELHRLEGRLVELKGAFCQGDCTEGVVVHINGERITRVSQDKVFELFQAKVLGRQL
- a CDS encoding [Fe-Fe] hydrogenase large subunit C-terminal domain-containing protein is translated as MNIIRTLKVNCKDCNRCVRSCPVKAIGVSRHHAYVLEERCILCGKCVAECPQNAKQIRNQLNDVQRWLQGKRPVYLSLAPSFPAFPALGAAETLPERLVSLGFAAVECTTVGADLIMEEYRHLVETKSHPILSSCCPVTVDLVNKYYPQVSSWLAPVISPMQAHAKDIKQRCPEAKVVFAGPCLGKMGELKESFNSVDAVLTFSQLQEWLLQSSPNALVQKNSWREGVHTRSFPLSSGITRSFLTWDGMSEDVVIADGLERCTELLQGLCRHEVRPRFVELLACPGGCLGGPLGGQADCLAARREAILQYWRKVEDSKPSLAQGKPSLNVTNQVELGRTQLPRPTQFAAPPEAEIRAILSQIGKYTQADERNCGACGYSTCREKATAVYYGVAETTMCVPYMRSKAESFAKIIVRNSLNAIIAVDSDMIVQECNPAAVHMFSGRQALRRGRPLGSYFSPDLFMEALQKNTKLIGKRVEYPEHQLVTEQMILPVPEHNLVIGIITNVTAQEKRLQDWEKTKAETMDKANAIIRQQMHVAQEIAGLLGETTADTKVALLELMHLLHDKEER
- a CDS encoding SpoIIE family protein phosphatase, whose protein sequence is MLFHADVAVRQLNKHGEELCGDHVNITRTADDTFIVLSDGLGSGVKANILATLTTKIASSMCRKGIAMEDVVATITETLPVCRQRKIAYSTLHLLHLQADGQAKIVEFDCPQTFLCRDGVVIPVPTEEKEIAGRLVREGSLRLVENDLLIAVSDGVIHAGIGGLLNLGWGWEGIAEQLRQIMLQPAPCAREVSQSLISCCEGYYTGRPGDDSTVVAVRLHPPRCLTLMAGPPQDRRADSRVVWRLLSQTGKKAIAGGTTARIVSRITGRELRVLGVYEDPQIPPIGKLEGVDLVTEGLLTLNAVGERLLSEEELRNSRKRDGATLLAQELLQADRITILAGKALNEAHAQALHLPFQVHLKSQVLQRLAGQLEALGKTVVLEWF
- a CDS encoding 4Fe-4S dicluster domain-containing protein, whose protein sequence is MAHITEIVSIRRSVLAELAKLTREGNLVAEIENSAFSLVSENGSRYRCCVHKERAVLKERFNLAMGQEVDMPLAEAAQRTLAGQYAQMPIISVLPEACDQCPIDKFFVTNACRNCIAHNCKNSCPKNAIMIVQNQAYIDKTKCVECGMCKKSCSYGAIIEVNRPCEGACELKAIKAGADRKAVIDYDKCVQCGGCKVACPFGAISDRTYLVQVLRAIDAGKQVHALLAPAFIGQFGAKVQPGQVVAGLKKIGFSEIEEVSFAADIVTLEEAKEFAETVPQERPFMTTSCCPAFVGMVDKHLPQVKELVSSTVSPMIAAGKVVKEKNPEAVTVFIGPCVAKKYEAEVKGQGVIDYVLTFEELQGIFEGLEIDLSAIEAVPFQTAASRDGNIFARAGGVEQAVKDTASQLAPELEVCSQRKEGLGECRMQLLLMKAGKVPGNFFEGMACQGGCVGGPGSIADYRVTSKLVDKFGGSAQVTTAPENEAANEAAQQQNNWHHHK
- a CDS encoding YebC/PmpR family DNA-binding transcriptional regulator; protein product: MSGHSKWANIKHKKGKMDAIRGKITTKIAREITVAVRMGGADPTGNMRLKLALGKARENNVPKDNIQRAIQKGQGSLEGSNYEELTYEGYGPGGVALIVEVMTDNRNRTAADLRHLFSKNGGNMGESGCVSWMFNRKGLFTLEKEDSFDEDELMMTVLEAGADDMSVEDEEVEVLTSPEAFAAVQEKLEAEKVTILSAQLGLFPDTRIAVSGDDATKLMKLLDALEDHDDVQEVYGNFDLPEDEI
- the ruvC gene encoding crossover junction endodeoxyribonuclease RuvC; translation: MRILGIDPGTAICGYGCVEWIQGRLRPVAYGAIRTGPELPLEKRLLLIHERLQKLLTELQPERIGVEQLFFNRNVTTAMAVGQARGVILLAAAQANLPLEEYTPGQIKQAVTGYGKADKGQVTGMTVRLLGLKETPKPDDVADALAIAICTAHCCEQRNVWPRR
- the ruvA gene encoding Holliday junction branch migration protein RuvA, translating into MIGFLRGRVAQLQPERCFLDVQGVGYRLAVSEQTRRTLSMGQDAMLFTHLQVREDALSLFGFSQEEEYELFLHLIGVSGIGPKSALAILSAIQPQELRRAVCQKQTALLVKLPGIGKKTAERLVLELKDKLGSIPDWDDAEEQALSAQADTGSSLDEALLALESLGYGHSEAITSLRKFASESLAVEELIRKALGDLSGGRQ
- the ruvB gene encoding Holliday junction branch migration DNA helicase RuvB; its protein translation is MEETRIIGGDELAGDNWQFSLRPKRLQEYIGQDQVKQNLSIFIQAALARQEALDHVLFYGPPGLGKTTLAGIIANELGVQLRITSGPAIERPGDLAALLTNLGEKDVLFIDEIHRLSRHVEEILYSAMEDYALDIMIGKGPSARSIRLDLPPFTLIGATTKAGALASPLRDRFGVMCRLEYYTPEHLSHIVTRAASLLNIEIEERGAWEIARRSRGTPRVANRLLKRVRDYAQIAGDGIITSEIADKALAMLEVDAAGLDRTDRAMLEAIIRRFGGGPVGLDTLAAAISEETETVEDVYEPFLLQLGYLQRTPRGRTATMQAYEHLGIPFPGSASAQQDESALF